One Pirellulales bacterium DNA window includes the following coding sequences:
- a CDS encoding HEAT repeat domain-containing protein: MRLFTWCAIWLACVACTATAQPTDPAPRVFDDRLELTLVARELEIVTPIGLTFDRHGRLLVIESHTHFPPEGYAGPKTDRIRLLEDTDGDGRADRFRSFHEGSEKTMSIRRGPDDWIYVATRLRVFRLRDTNGDDVADQEEEIARLDTPGDYPHDGLCGLAFDDQGGLYFGLGENLGEPYTLIGSDGTRLSGGGEGGNVYHCQLDGSSLRQVATGFWNPFGICLDPHGRLFCIENDPDASPPCRLLHVVEGGDYGYQFRYGRSGKHPLQAWDGELPGTLPMVAGTSEGPSAVVPYHGQLYVSSWGEYRVERFRLEPRGASFSAVREVVVEGDDQFRPIDFAVAPDGSLYFTDWVDRSYEVHGKGRIWRLKWKGTPPTDEFPALTAAEQEAARLASSPNQATLSLEDPFLHQAAVVGLTNSTFVESAKLSDLADARQTLGLLEAARRSKIGDARRDELLAAALSAPHSDVRLYAVRWISDARLPRFRANLAAMLNEPDVPWPLFRATLAAIDWIDTGTTPAQSGRAAGEPFLLAVLQDNDRPTALRAMALRMLGPSHPAIAISQLNELLASSDAGLRREAVRTLVRSPLAERSDALEAVIADTSADPQLRADAVAGLLVDETSRPLLEKLAAGEPGAVQAAAARQLARSAPSGTTAKSTFPATSPGTNDIDAWLALVGEGGDRDAGWRAFFGQGAGRCGDCHTVAGQGADVGPDLSGIATRMGRRRVLESILEPSREIAPRYVPWTIETTDGRTFTALSLGVPGSGPVEQLLLADGKQIDLPRDQVAARAIASKSVMPDGLHEQFSPAELRDILALLGEE; the protein is encoded by the coding sequence ATGCGATTGTTCACTTGGTGCGCGATCTGGTTGGCCTGTGTGGCATGCACCGCCACGGCACAGCCCACCGATCCCGCGCCGCGCGTCTTCGACGACCGCCTCGAGCTCACGCTCGTCGCGCGCGAGCTGGAGATCGTCACCCCCATCGGCCTCACGTTCGACCGCCACGGCCGGCTGCTCGTCATCGAATCGCACACCCACTTTCCTCCGGAAGGTTACGCCGGGCCGAAGACCGATCGCATTCGTCTCCTCGAGGACACCGATGGCGACGGCCGCGCCGATCGCTTCCGTAGCTTCCACGAAGGCAGCGAGAAAACGATGAGCATCCGGCGCGGGCCGGACGACTGGATCTACGTCGCCACGCGGCTGCGCGTCTTCCGCCTGCGCGACACGAACGGCGACGACGTGGCCGACCAGGAGGAAGAGATCGCCCGGCTCGATACCCCCGGCGACTATCCGCACGACGGACTCTGCGGCCTCGCCTTCGACGACCAGGGGGGCCTCTACTTCGGCCTGGGCGAAAACCTGGGGGAGCCCTACACCCTCATCGGCAGCGACGGCACGCGCCTGAGCGGCGGCGGAGAAGGGGGCAACGTCTACCACTGCCAGCTCGACGGCAGCTCGCTGCGACAAGTTGCCACCGGCTTCTGGAACCCCTTCGGCATCTGCCTCGATCCGCACGGACGCCTCTTCTGTATCGAGAACGATCCCGACGCTAGTCCTCCCTGTCGTTTGCTGCACGTCGTCGAAGGGGGAGACTACGGCTACCAGTTCCGCTACGGTCGCTCGGGCAAGCACCCGTTGCAGGCCTGGGACGGCGAACTGCCCGGCACGCTCCCCATGGTGGCCGGGACGAGCGAGGGTCCTTCGGCTGTCGTCCCCTACCACGGGCAACTCTACGTCTCGAGTTGGGGAGAATATCGCGTCGAGCGATTCCGCCTCGAGCCGCGCGGCGCCTCTTTCTCCGCCGTGCGCGAGGTCGTGGTCGAAGGGGACGATCAGTTCCGGCCGATCGACTTCGCCGTTGCCCCCGACGGTTCGCTCTACTTCACCGACTGGGTCGATCGCAGCTACGAGGTGCATGGAAAAGGACGCATCTGGCGCTTGAAATGGAAAGGCACGCCACCGACGGATGAATTTCCGGCGCTCACCGCGGCCGAGCAGGAAGCCGCGCGGCTTGCCTCGTCGCCGAACCAGGCGACGCTCAGCCTCGAAGATCCCTTTCTGCACCAGGCGGCCGTCGTCGGGCTGACGAATTCCACCTTCGTCGAAAGTGCCAAACTGTCCGATCTCGCCGACGCGCGGCAAACGCTCGGCCTGCTCGAAGCGGCCCGCCGCTCGAAGATCGGCGACGCGCGGCGCGACGAATTGCTCGCCGCGGCCCTCTCTGCTCCGCATTCCGACGTGCGGTTGTACGCCGTGCGCTGGATTTCCGATGCTCGCTTGCCGCGGTTTCGCGCGAATCTGGCAGCGATGCTCAACGAACCTGACGTCCCGTGGCCCTTGTTCCGTGCGACGCTGGCGGCCATCGACTGGATCGATACCGGCACGACGCCGGCGCAGTCGGGCCGCGCCGCGGGCGAACCATTTTTATTGGCCGTCTTACAAGACAACGATCGCCCCACGGCGTTGCGCGCCATGGCGCTGCGCATGCTCGGGCCAAGCCATCCCGCGATCGCCATATCGCAGTTGAACGAGCTGCTCGCCTCGTCCGACGCTGGTCTGCGGCGTGAAGCCGTCCGCACGCTCGTCCGCAGCCCGCTGGCCGAACGAAGCGACGCGCTCGAAGCCGTCATCGCCGATACGTCGGCCGATCCGCAGCTTCGCGCCGATGCCGTGGCAGGTCTGCTGGTCGATGAAACATCGCGGCCATTGCTCGAAAAGCTCGCCGCCGGCGAACCTGGCGCCGTGCAAGCCGCGGCCGCGCGTCAGCTTGCTCGATCCGCGCCGAGCGGCACCACCGCCAAGAGCACGTTCCCCGCGACGAGCCCCGGCACGAACGATATCGACGCCTGGCTCGCGCTTGTGGGCGAAGGAGGCGACCGCGACGCCGGCTGGCGGGCCTTCTTCGGCCAGGGGGCCGGCCGCTGCGGCGATTGCCACACCGTCGCGGGCCAGGGAGCCGACGTCGGGCCCGACCTCTCGGGCATCGCCACGCGCATGGGGCGCCGCCGCGTACTGGAATCGATCCTCGAGCCCAGCCGAGAAATCGCGCCGCGCTACGTCCCCTGGACGATCGAAACCACCGACGGCCGCACGTTCACGGCCCTCTCGCTCGGCGTGCCCGGCAGCGGCCCGGTCGAACAACTCCTTTTGGCGGACGGCAAGCAAATCGACCTGCCACGCGACCAGGTCGCGGCCCGCGCCATCGCCAGCAAGTCGGTCATGCCCGACGGCCTGCACGAGCAATTCAGCCCCGCAGAGCTGCGCGACATCCTGGCGCTGCTCGGCGAGGAATAA